Genomic segment of Colletotrichum destructivum chromosome 5, complete sequence:
CGGATCGCCATGCCAACTTTGTCCCGTTCGGTGGCCACTGGACCCTTAGCACAAATGCCTTGCTTCAAGGCAGCAATGTCatgtcgatggcgatgcgctGCAGTGATGACATCGCAGAGTCTATTTGGAGCTTTGATACCTTCTCGAGCCACCAGCGTCGTCAACGGCAGAGTCACCCTGGCCTTTGGTAGCGGGATTTCCTTCTCCACGTGGGCATAGGGGGTGATGGCCGCGAGGTTCCAGGCGAAGTATGCGGCCTCGTCCGACTTGACGAGAATATCATAAATGGATCCCGGGTCTCTGTCGCGAATAAGACTGTCGAGGAGATCGTAGACCAACTGCCACTTGGAGAGATCTGGCCGCGGGTGCTCCATACCATTCGAATCTGTGAAAATGGCATTGTATAGGCCCAAGGTGCGAATGAGGTCCAAAGAACTACGTGGGCGACTGCCTGTTTGAGTGTCGTTGCGTCAGTAGGCGATGTATACGCGTGTAGGGCACACTGGACAAAGTCAGACATACCCTTCAgcatcttctccatctcaACACCGACTCTCTCGCGACTGATCTTGAGCCTCAGTGCGTCTAGGACGCGGGCGTCGGCCATGACGGCAGTGGCGGCAGGGTCAATGGAAAAGTCAAGACGACTGGCAAATCGTACCAATCTTAGCACTCTGAGAGGGTCGTCGGTGAAGGTCTGGAATGGTTCCATAGGAGTGCGAACCAGGCGATATTCCATGTCTGCAAGACCGCCTGTAAAGTCTTCCACTAGGCCGGTATGTAAGTTGTAGAAAAGTGCGTTGATGGTGGCATCTCGGCGCagagcgtcttcctcggcagTGCCAAATTCCATCATTGGATTGCGGCTGTCCTGAGTGTACGTCTCCTTGCGCAAGTTGACGAAGTCGACATCAAGGCCAAACATGCGTGTAGTGGCAGTTTCGAGGTGCTTGGACTTGTCGGGGTTGGCAGCAATCCTGTGAAGGCTGCCCATATCGTCCGGGCCAATGTTGTGCTTCTCAGTATGGGCATGTTGCGCACAGTAGTCACGTAGCTCCAAGCTAAAAGCATAGCCAGTCATGGCATTGATGGCGGTGTCGATGTCGTGGCTCTCGATACCGAGTAGCTTGTCGCGAACCCATCCTCCCGCCCATCGAAGTACAAGAGGCTCCGGCGAACGGCCAGCCGCATCGATGAAGGCAGCAACGTCGACTAGGAGGTCCCTGAGCTGCCTCTCTTTAGCGGTAAGGCTAAACTTCGGGTGAACAGTCGAGGCCACGATGTTGGTGTGGGTGGTGGCAGCCATCTcggaagggaaagaagaagggtgACGTCCCACAAAAGTGTCAAAGCTTCTCTTCATAAGGTGCTGGCAAGGGGTTGGTGGCACCGTGCAACGTTTCCAGATTGGTGCaggtcgaagtcgaagtcgaaaACAGGCACGTAGCATGGCCCGGCAGTAGAATATCTTCGAGTCGAGTCGCAGGCGCCGAGCCTTTGAAAGAAGGAGTGCGCGTgcgcgagcgcgagcgcaGCGCAAAGTCGTGAGCCGTAACCGGCCAATTCCGAgaagtcctcgtcgttgACAATAGTCTCTCGGCCCAGCTGACGGCTTGGGGGTGAGGAGCAACCGTtatggagacggaggcgcgggcgcgggcgtaAGCGCGGATACCGATGATGGCGCAAATATGACAGAGGTGACTTCAGCACAGGCCCAGGTCGCCAGGGAGGGTCGATGAATGGCCAGACAGTTATTGAGACCAAGCGTTGGCCTGCAAACGCATGCGGTGTGTGTATCGAGTATTTTCCACGGGCAGTGTAGGTTTTAGCCAACGGGTCGATGGTGGGACGAAGACTCGACACGCAGCGCTGAGACGCGGTTAGTTGGTGTTCAACAAGTAAAGGCGAGACACTCGGGGTAATGGGCGGGGTAGcgcggagggcgaggccTGCCGCCTGAGGTGGTTCATAGGGCCAAAACGATGAGACGTGTTGCCCTGTAGGTGCAATAATGAGGAGGAGCCTGTGCTCTGGAAAGATAATGAGAGCGAACCTGGAGCTGGGGTGTTTGACTCACAACCTCAAAGCCAAGGAGATCCAGTGTTAAATTCGATTGTTCAATAAGGGTAGTAATGTCTTAAATGCGTCTAAGCCTACGCGTCCTATAATCCTTCCCGGAACAGGGTAGGTAACAATAACGTTGGAAATAACCAAACTTTGAGCCGATTCGCccgttcttcttcgccagCGACGAGAATAGAAGTCTAGTTCGGCTTCGAAAGGCTCAATTACCTGAGACCACTTACCTTAACCTGAACTGACGTAGCTGTCAAAGCTCCCCCGTTCTAAAATTTGATACGGCGTGTCACGTGCCATGTTCCGAATTCTCTTATGGCTTCAACTACCTCTTGCAGAAGGGAGAACATCTAGCCATTCATGAGTTCATAGCCCCCCGGGGCTCAAGGGCGCACCGACTCTACCCTTCGTTCACTCGGGTTCTCTAACATCGATGCTTGCGGTAGTAACTATCCTTGTCATTCCCACAGCTTCCATCTGACCATGCCAACCAACGGCAGACAATACACTCTTGCTCTCCCTCAGTTGCAACTACCTTATACCTATGTTTGAGTTGTCTAGGACTATAGTCCCGTCTCCTCGCTCCTGGCCCATATCATATTGAAGCAAGCGTCAGCCTCAACCCCCCTTTCTCAAAAAGGATTGTTCCAAGGACCATGCATGGTACATACAGTCAATGTGTGGATATATCACCCTAAACCCCTCGTCCCCCACGCTCGTAGCTGTCTTTAATTTTGTTCTCCCGCACATATTTACGTGGTTCGTCTACTTTATTCCATACGTGTGGCGCATCGGTAGTCAGCAGGTCAGCTACGGCTTTGGGGAGTAAATGCGATTCAGGGATGTGTCCCTGGTGTTGCATTCAGGAACACCACGGGACTTGTTTTCGCTTGCGCTCGTCGCGCGATTGGTTACGTGACTATGGGATGGGGGTCGGCGAGTCGGTTTCAATCTAGCCGGTGCGCAGCTCGTACCGCCCGTTCCAAACGATACCTGTCTCACTGGGGCTTGCCCTGCTGGTTTGCTCATCCTTTGCCTTCGTAGGCATTATTTCACCTTACCCTGAACGGAGTAGCTGATCTTCCACAGGGACATAGTCACAGAGCCTCGTTCGACTGCTGGCGTGTGCTCCAGCGCGACGTCAATCCTGGCAGTCCGTGTTCCGTTGGCGCGATGACATCCATTAATAACATATTTCAACCTTCACTCTCGGATCAGAACCCGTCACTCTGCTACAATGTGTGACGGTCTCTTTTGAGATGGGAGTCGGGTTGAAACGGcattttctctctcttccctgACCTGCTGCATCAATGCCTTGCATCGGTAGCCAATCGTCAATTGTAGCCCACGTTCCTTGTATGCGCGTTCCAACGTCGTCCGGTCCGGTATCACTACCAGCAATTCGATATGTGCGTCTTGCTAATACACGGTACTGTATTTCGTTGTGCAACCGTCATGTCATGCTTTTCTCATCCTGTGCTGCAAGCGAGCGGACAGCGACAATTCCATCCATGAGCAACAGGGCGTCCGGGATAGGGACAGACATGATAGACATGGCTGGGGGCAGATTAACCACAGCGGCATTGctgtcgccatcgccgctTTGTCGCTATCCTTCCCGCCGAAGAAGTAGTCCGTGCCACCACAAGAGACTCTGCGTTCCGTTGCGTGATGACTGGCGGAACATGCTCTTTTTGGGGCTATGATTGAACCGCACTGCATCATCACTCAAACAGCAAGACACAGCCGGCTCATTGGTTGCCGGCAAGCCCAGGTCTACCTACTGTCTCCCATGCGGCCTCTGCCCGACTTGCATGATTGCGGATCACGACTCGACTGCTTGACCTTGTCATCCGTGCGGGCTGCCATACATGTCTTTCGTTGTCGCGGCAAGGGATCGTCTACGCCCGTGCGTTTGCCGTTGAATCCGAGATTCGATTGGGCCGTCATCTTTCCCCTGCTGGCTCGTTTCCTACACCACTCCCGTTGCAGCGATCACTTCATACCCGGGGCTACAGATCCGGTTTGGATGCTCCCGTCGTGGGTCGAAACAGAGCCGTCCACTTCCGCATCGAAACACGCACGAGGCATTACTGTTGCTAGCCAGGGCCGTTACTGCGGATCTGGATCTGGATCCCGCGCAATTGCTTCACCTCGCCACACTCGGCCAGCCTAGCAACAAGGCCACCAACGTAGCTGTACTGGTGGGTCACCTGCAAGAACAGACACAAACACTGATCATCGTCCCCATGTGCAGATTATGGTACGCATGCAAGCAGATGCGAGCCGAGCAAATCACCAGCATGCTACGGAGACCGACCGCAAGGCCTAGGTATTCCGTCCAACTTGGTTCTGAGTGATGGGACGTTCTGGGACCTTCGACAACACACTGCTGTTTGCGTGATAAAATTTAACCTCCGTCAATCATTCGGGTAGACCGAAAGCAAATAATTGCATCGGATATGAGTCCGTCGAACGCCCCATCATCGGCCAACTCGATTGTTCATACCATGCTTCTAGATGCGACGATTGGGTTAGTACATCGTGTGtacctgcacctgcacctgcacctgcacctgtTCCGTTGCGGAACATGGGTAGCAGACATGCGGGTCATCCACCAGCGAACCTGGGCGGTGGAAGAGTAGAAGCGCGAGTTCCCTGCCTGTCCCTTTCAAGTTCCCGGTGGCATTGTGGCTGGGATTGATCAGGGTCGTTCTGATTTCTGGTCGAGGGCTCGGACTTTCCAACCGACATTCGGCCACACCAACTCCGGAACTCTGATACTTCTCCCTGTTTGTCGTCGCCTCATGTCGCCCACGCCCTTGGCCCGAGGTTCGCACGAGGCTCTGCTGCCGTGGCAAGGCCACGGCTCactcttcgtcgtcgtcgccctcgtcgtcctcgtcttcgtcgcgtTGTCTGTTTCTGTGTTTGCTTCaacacccccctcccccagaGCCATGTCGCATTGAGCCTCTCACCCCGAAAACATGTTTGGCTTGGCTGTTTGGGACGTCGGATGGATATTCGACCAATACACCTACCTTATGAGTATCAGAAGAGAGCAAACAAAGGGGTGTAGCAAGCCATGAGCGCGTCAGAGGGAACGAGAGTGGGAGGCAGAGTGAGCGACGGAGgcgcgtcgccatcgtcccgACTTCAGATATCTAGACGACTATCATGCGGTCTTGGACCGTCATCTTCCTATAAAGACAGGACCAACCTCCCGCCCCAAACCTTTTCTATTTTCTTCATCCCCATCCAGCAGCAAGCAACCAGCAGTCTTTGAGTCATCCGACCACTTCTCTCCTTCCAATCATTTATTGTATAATTCTTCCCTGCCGGACAGGACTTACCTTCTCTCACAACATAATGGCTTCCATCAAGAGCGTTTTCGCCATTGGCCTTCTGGCCACCGCTGACATTGTTGCTGGCCATGctgccatcatcgccgcTACCGGTGATGCTGGTGGACAGGGCATGGCTCTGGGCATTGACTCCAGCACCCCCCGTGATGGAACCCGCCGTGATCCTTTCCAGCAGGACAGCACTCGTTTCAAGGGCGAAGCTGCTGATTCGTTTGGTGAAACTGTCGGTGGCGGCACCAACAACCTGGAGACAGGCACCAAGGCTATGATGGCCGAGACTGGCACCATGCTTCCTCAGGTCTCCCCCGGTGGCTCCGTCGACATGACCCTGCACCAGGTCaacggtgacggtggtggtaTGTAACCCGATTTGAACTAGCATTAGCGTCGACTCCGAGTTCTGGCTAACACGGGGGGGAACAGGCCCCTATGACTGTATGATCAACGCTGACGGTACCGGAGCCGACTGGACCAACATCAACGTGATCACCACTCCTCCGGGTCAGAACTCCCGCAACCGTGAGGGCGCCATGACCGACTTCCCTCTCAAGGCTGCCATCCCCGCCGATCAGGCCTGCACAGGCACAGTGGCCGGTCAGTCCAACGTGTGCTTGGTCCGCTGCCAGAACGCCGCTCGTGCCGGCCCATTCGGCGGCATTGTACCAGTCCAGATGGCTGGTACCACCACgccggctgctgctcgccgcAACTTGATGCTCGCCGTCAAGCGCTCCGACGACCTCCTCAGGAAGATGATCAAGCGCGCCCAGACCCCCTCAGCCGCCCCCGAGGACGACCCCGCCTACCTGGCCGAGCtccgcgccgacggcgaggagatCTAAACGTATTAATATGGATTCGGGGCTGTCATGAGGGTTGAAACAGGGAACTGCGGATGCAGGAAGGACAGACATGAAAGGAGGCTGCTGActcgatgctgatgctgatgcctGTCATTTACGTATCTGGAGAGGGCCTTGACTGCGTCTGGTCGTCGATAGTATACAATTCCATTCTCTGATTGCTTTCTACAAAAACGCTATCTATCCTCGGGCAGTCTAGCCCCCTGTGGTATGGCTAGAGTTTCATCATTTGTGCGTTTTTCCGGCAAGGCACTCTGTCCATTTCCAGGGTCGTCAATGGAGCTGCTCCACTGAATAGGGGCTATCGGTACCAAATGCTTAATTGAACTGTTTGTAACCCCTCGTGCGTCCGGCGTGATGACCTGGCAAGCCGGAAGATTTAATGTCTTTGCAATTAAAGCAACGCCATCTCACCCAAGCGGTCTGCCGTTGTCCAGGAAAGATAGGCTGTCGCAGCGTTGTGCTGCGCCGAAGATGAGACGGGGCCGCGTCTCCTGTTGGTTGTAGCTGCTAAACTAGACAATGAGGCTATGGTGTTGAAACGGACGGTCATGTCAGACAATTCTATCTCATGGTCGGAAGAAGAGCGATGCGATGGGTTGTTCACTTGTCGAGAGAACGGCACGTACGCACACTCAGCCCAAGCAAGTCTCGAGAATAAGCTTGGGCCGGGTGCATACTAACAATGTCTTTGGCGGGGTTTAAGGTGATCAATATCCCTACAACAAAGCCCAAACTTGGGTGACATGGTGAGGGCTAATGAGATTAGTGAATGACTATGAAGGGTAAAcagaagggcggcgggtaGCACGGTGACAATCTAGGATGGGACAGGCTGAAGTGATAGGGGATGCATGCGACACAGTAGGATAAGACCTATAAATTTTGGATTAAGGGTGACGAAGCAAGGATAAGAACAACACAAATATCTGAGGGAGGACATTTGGAAAAGGCGACATAAAATGCGCAGCAAAGGAGTATAACGACAGAATCACCGACCTTGAGTTTGTTTACATACTCAACTAAACGCTGGCCAAGCACACTCGACAAAACATTTGCTATCTAGATACCCAAGTATTACCAGTATGAATACCGAGGCCAGAGCTGGTAACCACTAAAAGCTTGTTGAAGAACAAGTGCAGGTCGTCGGTTTTGCCACAATCGTCAACAACTGCTTATGGAGAAAGCCATTCATCCTTACCTAGCTGTCCTCATCCTGCCTGATTAAGTAGGTACACAGATGAGAACGGCTTTAAGGTAAGGCAAGCTTAGGTAGTATTAAATTTACAACCATGTGCTGACTTTCAGCAGACGCTAGGTAGGCAGCATTGTGGATGTGAACGAGGTTGGATAGTACTATTGATAAAGTGGTCGACAGTTGACACTTGCATGGATGCGTGATGTGTTTGACTGTGAAAAGTAAGCGGCCGGAATGGAATAGATCAGATGTAATAGCGATTGCGCAGACCATTTTCATTCAGCAGCAAAGCTTCTCGGAGCTGGGGCGGCTGAGGGAgtatcgtcgtcttcttcaatTGGTTGATTGGCTCTGGTCGTGTGACGTCAATGGCGTTTAAGGTGATAGCGGAAGGCATGCGATCGTTGTCGCTGATCCTCGCCAGCCATTAACATCAACCATGGCAACGAGAAGATGCGCCAGAACCATACCGGATCGAGTCTTTCCCTCGTCGACTTGAGCTTCTTTCTTTGTACATGCCATGTCAGAGTACCCATGTGCAACTGGAGGAAACACAAAAGAGAGGACCCAGCTACGTCAACAATACCCCACCTAACTTACAAAGTTATTCGTTCGTGGACATGCACCCTGTTACTCACTGCTGATACTACACGTGTACTACAGTTTCCGCCTTGAGAAAAAGTTCCCTCTTGTTCTGACATTTAAGACTGTCCCGGTTGAAGCTGGCTCTCTTCGCCACCTCCAGAAACAGAAACGTACCTATCAAATGGAATGTGGGAGGAAGATGAGCTGAGCCACGTGCCATGCACGCCAAGTACGGCGAGGGGTTTTGGTACGCTCAACTTTGTTGAAACCTTGGCTTGTTCTTCCCATCCGCTGCCCAGACCTACCCCGATGTTCATCACGTCGGGCTTTGACTGCATCATCATTTACTAAGGCATCATGTTGTCAACTATGCCGCCTCACAAACCCAAATCCAGAAGTGCCCTATTCCAAACCCCATTGCACGATGGCATGTAACTGACAAGAGGACTTACTCGTAGGCAACCATCAcccaaggccgtcgaggctgtGCATCAATAGCTCCTCCCTGCTTCAAATGCTCCGGTGCGTAAAGGTAACTTGATCGACCGGAAAGGAGGGAAATCAAAAGTGAATGGGAAAGTGAAACGGCAGGTGATTGCTTAGCTAGCTAGCTTCCACATCTTCACACATTCCGAAAGTGTCATGGTGCCTCCTTGTCGCGGGGTAGTGTGGTGCACATTCATGGCATtccgcccccccctcaaACTACCTGCCTACACTGTTGGTACTTTGGTCTCGGtgcctcctccctcacctTGCTCTTGCCTCCAGTGACACCAGTGACACACACCAAACGCTCCCGGAAAAGAAGTAGGTTGTGAGTGGTCAATAGACCGTTCCAGTTCTTCATAaaccctctccccccttcttcttcggaCCGCACTGTCAttcgccttcttcccccgAACAAGAATTTCTGCCCACCTGCAAAACCTCTCTACAAAATTTAAACCGCGATATCTTCAACCTAAACCCCTGCCAACCAGTATCGCATCGGCAGAGACGGTGGCAGGCCTGCCTCTGCACCAACACAAAGAACCTTCGTCACAGAGTACACCGGACTTCATCATGTCCAGTAAGTTTCGCTCTTCGGCAGCTACTCGTCCACAGAACGCCTGCTAATATGGCCTGCCTAGACGACCAGACCAAAACCGAGAGCATCTctgtcgatgccggcgctCCGTCGACGGTCCCCGATGGAGAACCTGCAGTCGCCCTTTCCTCATCGCCCGGAGATCGGCGAGCCAGCACCGATGAATGGGGTGAGCATTGACTCTTTGCTTGCCAAGCCTGCCTGGCCCCGCGTTGGCGGCTGCTAACCGAATGATTGCCTTCTTCAGACGCCTCCAAGGTACCCCCGAGCCGCTTCCAGAAGCGTAAAGGTTCTATCTACGCCACACCCGGCTCTCGTGATGGCCATGTTGACCGCAATTATGCCTCTGGCTTCCACGAGAAGCATACGGAGAAGGGCTACACAAAGACGCCGTCGAAGTGAAGCGAATGTCTCCGCTGAGGTTCGAGGAAAGAAACGACCGGCTTGATAATCAATGATTGCTCGGTTCAATCACGTTGAGCGATGCACCCAGCAGACCGAACGTGAGGCTGCAACATGATGCCGACGGAGTCTGGGTACGAGAATCAATGAGAAATGAACTCAAACGGAAGGATCGGAAATTGGAAACCGTCTCGATGTCCTGTTGTCTGCACAGTATTACTTGAAACTAGTCAACCACCGCCGCGCCGAGAAGAAATTGATACATGTTACTCGTCTAGGTCATCGATGTCGATGGCATCCGGATTTGCCGTTACAGGTGGTGCCTCGGCTTCGTTGGTTGTCTTGGCGGTATCGCTGGCCGCCACGAACCCAACGGGCGCCTTCGCCTGTCGCTCGAGCGCTGCCATGGCATCGGCCGCCTCGGGATCGATCGACTCCTCTGGTCGCCGTTGGCTGCGTGCGAGGGCCTGCGACGCGATGAAGTTGACGTCGGTGTTGTACTGTGCCTGCACGCTCCGCTTGATCCGCAGCATTTCCTTAAACGTGTCCTCGTTGCCGTGCTGCACCTCGAACGCCTCCCATTTCGCCCAAAAGTCTGGACTGGTGCGTGGGTCGCAAAACTGTGACGC
This window contains:
- a CDS encoding Putative Poly A polymerase, head domain, Nucleotidyltransferase superfamily; the protein is MLRACFRLRLRPAPIWKRCTVPPTPCQHLMKRSFDTFVGRHPSSFPSEMAATTHTNIVASTVHPKFSLTAKERQLRDLLVDVAAFIDAAGRSPEPLVLRWAGGWVRDKLLGIESHDIDTAINAMTGYAFSLELRDYCAQHAHTEKHNIGPDDMGSLHRIAANPDKSKHLETATTRMFGLDVDFVNLRKETYTQDSRNPMMEFGTAEEDALRRDATINALFYNLHTGLVEDFTGGLADMEYRLVRTPMEPFQTFTDDPLRVLRLVRFASRLDFSIDPAATAVMADARVLDALRLKISRERVGVEMEKMLKGSRPRSSLDLIRTLGLYNAIFTDSNGMEHPRPDLSKWQLVYDLLDSLIRDRDPGSIYDILVKSDEAAYFAWNLAAITPYAHVEKEIPLPKARVTLPLTTLVAREGIKAPNRLCDVITAAHRHRHDIAALKQGICAKGPVATERDKVGMAIRKWDNQGSYWRVQVLYALLVEASEKLTPDSDADTIVFLSGWKSFLDHLADLDVMDAPSLRRLVDGRMLAKELGVRPGKWMGQALDVCVAWQLRHPGETDPTGAIDEVRRRAGELGIEGMMREQPS
- a CDS encoding Putative egh16-like virulence factor, with the translated sequence MASIKSVFAIGLLATADIVAGHAAIIAATGDAGGQGMALGIDSSTPRDGTRRDPFQQDSTRFKGEAADSFGETVGGGTNNLETGTKAMMAETGTMLPQVSPGGSVDMTLHQVNGDGGGPYDCMINADGTGADWTNINVITTPPGQNSRNREGAMTDFPLKAAIPADQACTGTVAGQSNVCLVRCQNAARAGPFGGIVPVQMAGTTTPAAARRNLMLAVKRSDDLLRKMIKRAQTPSAAPEDDPAYLAELRADGEEI